The DNA segment GATTCCTGGCGCTGGGCGGGTGTGCCGTTCTATCTGCGCACCGGCAAGTGCCTGCCGGGCCGGTTTACCGAGGTGGTGATCCAGTTCAGCCATGCGCCGAACGTGATGTTCCGCGATTCGCTGCTGGCGCGCGAGAACGTCCCGGCCAACGCGCTGGTGCTGCGCATCCAGCCCAACGAGGGCATCGGCATGAGCTTCAACGCCAAGATTCCGGGACACAGCACCCACCTCGGCACTGTGGATATGAACTTCCGCTACGAGGAGCATTTCGCGAACAAGCCGACCAACGGTTACGAGACGCTCATCCACGACGTGATGACCGGCGATTCCACCCTGTTCAAGCGAGCCGACCATATCGAGGCGGGTTGGGCGCTGGTCGAGCCGGTGCTCGACGTGTGGCAGGCACTGCCGCCACGCGACTTTCCCAACTACGCGGCGGGCAGCTGGGGGCCGCCGGCGGCTGATGACCTGCTCCGGCGCGACGGCCGCGCCTGGCGGCCGTGCAAGCGATGCCAGGCCTGAGTCAGCGCCGGCAGCCGGCCATGGCCACGACCAACTGGCACGTGCTGGCCGATGCCGCGCAGCTGGAAGAGGTGGTGGCGCAGCGCATCCTGGCGCTGGCGGCGGCGGCGATCGACGCCCATGGCAGCTTTCGTATCGTGCTCGCCGGCGGGCGTACCCCCGCGGCCATCTACCGGCGCCTGGCGCCGGCCGATGCCGAGTGGTCGCACTGGCAGGTGTACTTCGGTGACGAGCGCTGCCTGCCGGCGCAGGACCCGGAACGCAACAGCATGATGGCGGCGCGCGCCTGGCTGGATCTGCAGCGCGTACCGGCGCACAACATCCATCCCATCCCGGCGGAGCTGGGTGCGGAGGCCGCGGCTCGGGCATACCGCGAAACAGTACAGGATGCACTGCCGTTCGACCTGGTGCTGCTCGGCATGGGCGAGGACGGTCACACCGCGAGCCTGTTTCCGGGACAGGTGCACGCGGCGGACGCGCTGGTGGTCGCGGTGCATGCAGCGCCCAAGCCGCCGTCCGATCGCGTCAGCCTGGGACTGGCGGCGCTGAACGCTGCCGCACACGTGCTGGTGCTGGTGACTGGACAGGGCAAGCATGCGGCCGTCGAGCGCTGGCGCCGCGGCGAGGACCTGCCCGTGGCGCAGGTATGCGGCCGTCAGGGCGTGGACGTGTACCTGGACGCGGCCGCCGCCGGGATCGAGGCGTGAGTTGAAGAGCGCCGTGCGTGTGATCGGACGGATGCAGCTATCTGAATCACCGCCGGGGCGGACCGCGTCCGCGCACATGCCCGGCTCAGATGTCTGTCGCCGCATTCAGGATGGCGCCGTAGGTGCCGAGCGCGAATACCAGGACCGTGAGGCCGTCGCCGGCGAGTTCGAGGATGCCCAGTCGCTGTGCGGCGGTCGTCCGATCGGATAACCGGCGCCGGAGCAGGACGCCGGCAATGAGCAGGGCCAGCTGCAGCCCGAGCCCGAGCAGCACGAGGCCTCGCGCCGATATCAGGCCGCCTAGGGCCGGTGCTGCGGCGGTCGGCATGGCACGCGTGAACAGGTAGCCGAAGGCCGTCACACCGTAGGTGATCAGGACGGTGCGCACAGCGCCGACAGTGCGCTGGTGCGCTGCGGCGCTACGGGCTGCGGCACTACGGTCAGAGGTCGTCATTTCGCATTCAAGCCTTCGTGCCAGCAGAGCCAGCCGGAGAATCCGCGTATGCGGCCAAGCGACTCCGGATCCAGCCACGGGTGCTGTCTGAGGAGCAGGGCAGGGTAGTCGCGCTCGAACGCCGCATCCCACGGTACCCCGCCGGGATAACCGTAGAGATGATCCTCGGCCGTCTTGAGCACCGCATCGAGCTGCGCGGCGATCTCGTCGCCGTGCCCGGTCAATCCTGCGTCAGCAATGTGCGCCAGCAGGCGCTCCCGACTGGGGTAGGTATGCACATAGGCCTGCAGTGCATCGTTCAGGATCTGCGCAGTGACGCCCATGATGCCGTTCGGCCGCAGCCGCCCGCGCACGTCAGCGCGTCGGACCGGACCGGATCCTTACGAGGCGCGAACGGGTGCATGCAGCGATGCCAGGGTCGGGCCGCGGTCAGGGTGTAAGGGATACGGCAACTCATGGATATCACGGCGGGTATCCGCGCACCGCGTGCGCCGTCGGGGTCGTGCTTGCCGGTTCGGCTGTCCGAAAAGCATCGGGCGCTGTCCGGCGCGGCGAGCACGGCAGCGGCTCGTATTATTGAGGCTTGCATGTATGAGTGACAGTCAAACTGTTTACTATCGTCTTTCCCGCGCAGGCGGGAATCCAGATGTGCACTATATGCTCCGGATTCCGGCTCGCGCTCGCCAAGCTCGCATGGCCGGAATGACGGCAAATATCGTCAACCATTTATGTAATTCTCAATATTACCGGACGCCGCTTCAATGCGCGCGTTCCGCAGAACGTTGCGGCAGGACCATGATCAGCACGACGATGGCTGTCAGCAGCGCCCCGGTCGCGGCATAGCGACTCAACTCCAGCCCCCCATTCGCAACGGGTTTGTCCAGGAAGTCGCCAACCACGGCGCCCAACGGGCGGGTGAGCACGAACGCCGACCAGAACAGGACCGTCCGTGACATGCCCGTGAAGAAATACAGTGCCACGATGACCAGCAGCAGACCGCTGAATATGGCGGCCGCCCCGACATAGCCCAGGCCGGCGGTGTCGGCTGTCCAGTCACCCAGCGCCGTACCGAGCGTCTGGGAAAACATGATGGTCAGCCAGTAGAAGAGCTCCGCCTTGGGTGTGTAGATAGAGGCCACGTCTATTCTTCCTAACGTCTGGTACCAGATCAGGAGGGAGGCAAGCAGCAGCGCGAGCAGCAGGGTCGAGCCGCCGGTATAGCCGATTCCCAGCGAGCGCGTCGCATAGTCCGCCAGCGTGGTCCCGACCGTGGTCGAGGCGATGATGGTCGCCCAGTACAGGAAGGGATGAAACCGCCTGGCCT comes from the Pseudomonadota bacterium genome and includes:
- the pgl gene encoding 6-phosphogluconolactonase yields the protein MATTNWHVLADAAQLEEVVAQRILALAAAAIDAHGSFRIVLAGGRTPAAIYRRLAPADAEWSHWQVYFGDERCLPAQDPERNSMMAARAWLDLQRVPAHNIHPIPAELGAEAAARAYRETVQDALPFDLVLLGMGEDGHTASLFPGQVHAADALVVAVHAAPKPPSDRVSLGLAALNAAAHVLVLVTGQGKHAAVERWRRGEDLPVAQVCGRQGVDVYLDAAAAGIEA